Proteins encoded within one genomic window of Humulus lupulus chromosome 1, drHumLupu1.1, whole genome shotgun sequence:
- the LOC133789231 gene encoding amino acid permease 8-like has protein sequence MSTMMMHVDNNHERSRRSTSDQNFSIEGVESNDKINAFDDDGRIRRTGTVITASAHIITAVIGSGVLSLAWAFAQLGWIAGILALLMFSIITLFTSSLLSNFYRFPDPITGTRNYNYRHAVENYLGGMRYKFCGIAQYINLVGTCIGYTITTAFGIGAIERATCFHKHGHKAVCHASNEISMIMFGVLQIFLSQIPNFNKLSGLSVIAATMSFTYSFIGIGLSVSRIAGGAHPKTSITGVEVGLDVTSEQKILRAFQALGNIAFAYSYSAILIEIQDTLKSSPPENKVMKKAAAVGISITTSFYMLCGILGYLAFGNNAPGNFLTGFYEPFWLVDFANACIVVHLVGAYQVFAQPVYSSVEEQSRKWWPETAFVVKEYPIRIPFLCTFNLNFFRVVWRTLYVMSTTTLSIIFPFFNDILGLFGALVFWPLAVYFPIEMHIEQTKLASYSRRWLGLKVLSGACLIVSLLAAAGSIQGIITELKTFKPFMSVS, from the exons atgtcCACAATGATGATGCATGTGGACAATAATCATGAGAGGAGTAGAAGAAGTACCAGTGATCAGAACTTTTCAATAGAGGGTGTTGAATCAAACGACAAGATTAATGCTTTTGATGATGATGGTCGAATTAGACGAACTG GGACTGTGATTACTGCAAGTGCACATATCATAACAGCTGTTATTGGTTCTGGAGTGCTTTCGTTGGCTTGGGCTTTTGCTCAGTTGGGATGGATTGCAGGCATTTTGGCTCTTCTTATGTTCTCTATTATAACTTTATTTACTTCTAGTCTTTTGTCCAATTTTTACAGGTTCCCAGATCCAATTACGGGAACAAGAAACTATAATTACAGACATGCTGTTGAAAACTACTTGG GAGGAATGAGGTACAAGTTCTGTGGTATAGCTCAATATATTAATCTCGTAGGAACATGTATTGGTTATACAATCACTACAGCCTTTGGTATTGG GGCTATAGAAAGAGCAACTTGTTTCCATAAACATGGGCATAAAGCAGTTTGTCATGCATCAAACGAGATCTCCATGATCATGTTTGGTGTTCTTCAGATATTCTTAAGCCAAATACCAAACTTCAACAAGCTATCAGGGCTCTCTGTCATAGCAGCTACCATGTCTTTCACTTACTCTTTCATTGGCATTGGTCTCTCAGTCTCTAGAATTGCAG GGGGGGCACATCCCAAGACAAGCATAACAGGAGTAGAAGTAGGTTTAGATGTCACGAGTGAGCAGAAAATTTTGCGCGCCTTTCAGGCTCTTGGAAACATTGCCTTTGCCTATTCTTACTCTGCAATCCTTATAGAGATTCAG GACACACTGAAATCAAGTCCACCAGAAAACAAAGTAATGAAGAAGGCAGCTGCAGTTGGAATCTCTATCACAACCTCCTTTTACATGCTATGTGGAATACTAGGCTACTTAGCATTTGGAAACAACGCGCCGGGCAATTTTCTAACTGGTTTCTATGAGCCTTTCTGGCTTGTTGACTTTGCTAATGCCTGTATTGTTGTTCATCTTGTCGGTGCTTATCAG GTATTTGCTCAACCTGTTTACAGTTCAGTTGAAGAGCAGAGCCGAAAATGGTGGCCGGAGACAGCTTTTGTAGTGAAAGAGTACCCCATTAGGATTCCATTTTTGTGTACTTTCAACTTGAATTTCTTCAGGGTTGTGTGGAGAACATTGTATGTGATGTCAACCACTACTCTGTCGATTATATTTCCTTTCTTCAATGACATTTTGGGTCTATTTGGAGCATTAGTTTTCTGGCCACTGGCTGTGTACTTCCCAATAGAAATGCACATAGAACAGACCAAACTTGCAAGCTATTCTAGGAGATGGTTGGGGCTGAAAGTACTTAGTGGGGCTTGCTTAATTGTTTCTCTTCTTGCTGCTGCTGGTTCCATTCAAGGCATAATTACAGAGCTCAAGACATTCAAGCCTTTCATGTCTGTATCTTGA
- the LOC133789241 gene encoding uncharacterized protein LOC133789241, which translates to MASLQFLKYNSSPFSISQPNFPGKPNSFLSQISSRKIIHCFPSSNGSRCHMTKRFRFFCAAQDSDKESKGEEPPESMFMKELRRRGMTPTSLLEDTNTSEYGVNNELGKEARAFIQRNAVSTEIEKSLSNQRERSLKLNSEGLEGLIPRAKLLLTLGGTFFLAFWPLILITVASFSALYFYFGPAFVHDGTQTPISPPQYVDPYALLEEERISTMAPRVN; encoded by the exons ATGGCTTCTCTACAATTCTTGAAGTATAATTCTTCTCCATTTTCCATCTCCCAACCCAACTTTCCAGGAAAACCCAACTCTTTTTTGTCCCAAATTTCTTCCAGGAAAATAATTCATTGCTTCCCAAGCTCCAATGGATCAAGATGCCATATGACCAAGAGATTCAGGTTCTTCTGTGCTGCtcaagattctgacaaagaaagcAAAG GTGAAGAACCTCCTGAATCGATGTTTATGAAAGAATTGAGGAGGAGGGGTATGACTCCCACTTCGTTGCTTGAAGACACCAATACAAGTGAATATGGAGTCAATAATGAGTTGGGGAAAGAAGCTAGAGCTTTCATACAGAGAAATGCAGTATCAACTGAAATTGAGAAAAGCCTTTCTAATCAAAGGGAGCGCTCCTTGAAGTTGAATAGTGAAGGACTTGAG GGGTTAATCCCTCGGGCCAAACTGCTACTAACACTTGGAGGAACATTTTTCTTGGCGTTTTGGCCATTGATTCTCATAACAGTTGCATCTTTCTCTGCTCTATATTTT TACTTTGGACCAGCTTTTGTTCATGATGGAACCCAAACTCCAATTTCACCACCCCAGTATGTGGATCCATATGCACTTCTGGAAGAAGAAAGAATCTCAACAATGGCACCGCGTGTAAATTGA